A single region of the Prochlorococcus marinus str. MIT 0917 genome encodes:
- the dnaK gene encoding molecular chaperone DnaK — MGRIVGIDLGTTNSVVAVLEAGRPVVISSAEGARTTPSVVGFTKESELLVGQLARRQLVLNPKNTFSNLKRFVGRAWDELEDTSLSVPYSVRSNDQGNVRITSPVTKREYAPEELVGNIIRKLIDDAETYLGEDVDSAVITVPAYFNDSQRQATRDAAILAGISVERILNEPTSAALAYGFDKSSSRKVLVFDLGGGTFDVSLMSISNGVFDVKATSGDTQLGGNDFDQKIVDWLAEDFLKKNQIDLRRDRQSLQRLSEAAEKAKQELSGVQSTPISLPFISTGKDGPLHIETTLSRKMYESLCNDLLDRLFDPVNTVIDDSGWNPEEIDEVVLVGGSTRMPMVKQLVKTLVPNPPCQSVNPDEVVAIGAAIQGGILSGELRDLLLNDVTPLSLGLETVGGLMKVLIPRNTSIPVRQSDVFSTSASNQSSVEIHIWQGERQMASDNKSLGKFRLSGIPPAPRGVPQVQVAFDIDANGLLEVSATDRTTGRKQSVSVTGGSNLNQNEVNKLIEESKIKASEDRKKRASIDQKNNALTLVAQAERRLRDASLELGPYGAERQQRSVEIAMRDVEDLLQDNDLQELEYAVGSLQEALFGLNRRLSAERKIESNPIQGIKNTFGSLKDELFSDDYWDDDPWDYSQRGQNRNGERNYGRRDIDPWDNDYYR; from the coding sequence ATGGGGAGAATAGTTGGCATTGACTTGGGAACGACAAATTCCGTTGTAGCGGTGTTGGAGGCTGGTAGGCCTGTTGTTATTTCTAGTGCTGAAGGAGCTAGAACTACTCCATCAGTAGTTGGCTTTACTAAGGAATCTGAATTATTGGTTGGGCAATTAGCTAGAAGACAATTAGTTCTTAATCCAAAAAATACATTTTCAAATTTAAAAAGATTTGTTGGTAGAGCATGGGATGAGCTTGAAGATACGAGCCTTTCTGTTCCTTATAGTGTTCGCTCAAATGATCAGGGAAATGTTCGTATTACCTCTCCAGTAACAAAAAGAGAATATGCCCCTGAAGAATTGGTTGGAAATATTATTAGGAAGCTAATTGATGATGCAGAAACCTATTTAGGAGAAGATGTTGATTCTGCGGTGATAACGGTTCCGGCTTATTTTAACGATTCGCAAAGACAGGCTACTCGTGATGCTGCGATTTTGGCTGGTATTTCTGTAGAAAGAATTCTTAATGAGCCCACTTCAGCTGCTCTTGCTTATGGCTTTGATAAAAGTTCTTCTCGCAAAGTATTGGTCTTTGATTTAGGTGGTGGAACATTTGATGTTTCTTTAATGTCAATCTCTAATGGTGTTTTTGATGTGAAAGCAACTTCAGGAGACACACAATTGGGAGGCAATGATTTTGATCAAAAAATTGTTGATTGGCTGGCTGAAGATTTTTTAAAAAAAAATCAAATAGACCTAAGAAGAGACAGGCAATCACTTCAAAGGCTTTCTGAAGCGGCTGAGAAAGCTAAACAAGAACTTTCTGGGGTTCAGTCCACACCCATATCTCTTCCTTTTATTTCTACAGGCAAAGATGGTCCATTACACATAGAGACAACTCTTAGTAGAAAAATGTACGAAAGTCTTTGCAATGATCTTTTAGATAGATTATTTGATCCTGTTAATACTGTTATTGATGATTCCGGTTGGAACCCTGAGGAAATTGATGAGGTTGTTCTTGTAGGTGGTAGTACTCGTATGCCAATGGTAAAACAATTAGTTAAAACTTTAGTTCCAAATCCCCCTTGTCAATCTGTTAATCCTGATGAAGTAGTAGCTATTGGTGCAGCAATTCAAGGCGGTATTCTCTCAGGAGAGTTGAGAGATCTTTTATTAAATGATGTCACCCCTCTTTCTCTAGGACTTGAAACTGTTGGAGGTTTAATGAAAGTTTTAATTCCTAGAAACACCTCTATACCTGTAAGGCAATCGGATGTTTTTAGTACATCGGCTTCCAATCAATCATCAGTAGAAATACATATATGGCAAGGAGAGAGGCAGATGGCCTCAGACAACAAATCATTGGGCAAATTCAGATTATCTGGAATTCCTCCTGCACCAAGGGGTGTCCCTCAAGTTCAGGTTGCTTTTGATATTGATGCCAATGGTTTATTAGAGGTCAGTGCAACTGATAGAACTACCGGGAGGAAACAGTCTGTAAGTGTTACTGGTGGTTCAAACTTGAATCAAAATGAAGTTAATAAATTGATTGAAGAGTCTAAAATTAAAGCATCTGAAGATAGAAAAAAACGTGCTTCTATTGATCAAAAAAATAATGCTTTAACACTTGTTGCACAGGCTGAGAGGCGGCTAAGAGATGCATCGCTTGAGTTGGGCCCATATGGCGCAGAAAGGCAACAAAGATCTGTAGAAATTGCGATGAGAGATGTTGAAGATTTACTTCAAGATAATGATTTGCAAGAACTTGAATATGCAGTTGGCTCTCTCCAAGAAGCACTATTTGGTTTGAATCGTCGCTTATCAGCAGAACGAAAAATAGAATCTAATCCCATACAAGGGATAAAAAATACTTTTGGATCTTTAAAGGACGAACTATTTTCTGATGATTACTGGGATGATGACCCTTGGGATTATTCACAAAGAGGGCAAAATAGAAATGGTGAAAGAAATTATGGGAGAAGGGATATAGATCCTTGGGATAATGACTACTACCGTTGA